One genomic region from Mus musculus strain NOD/MrkTac chromosome 4 genomic contig, GRCm38.p6 alternate locus group NOD/MrkTac MMCHR4_NOD_IDD9_2 encodes:
- the Ubiad1 gene encoding ubiA prenyltransferase domain-containing protein 1 (The RefSeq protein has 1 substitution compared to this genomic sequence), whose translation MAAVQAPGEKINILAGETAKVGDPQKNEWPEQDRLPERSWRHKCASYVLALRPWSFSASLTPVALGSALAYRSQGVLDPRLLLGCAVAVLAVHGAGNLVNTYYDFSKGIDHKKSDDRTLVDRILEPQDVVRFGVFLYTLGCVCAACLYYLSALKLEHLALIYFGGLSGSFLYTGGIGFKYVALGDLVILITFGPLAVMFAYAVQVGSLAIFPLIYAIPLALSTEAILHSNNTRDMESDREAGIVTLAILIGPTFSYVLYNTLLFVPYLIFTILATHCSISLALPLLTIPMAFSLERQFRSQAFNKLPQRTAKLNLLLGLFYVFGIILAPAGSLPRL comes from the exons ATGGCTGCGGTACAGGCCCCGGGGGAGAAGATTAATATCCTGGCAGGAGAGACAGCCAAGGTCGGGGACCCGCAGAAGAACGAATGGCCCGAGCAGGACAGGTTTCCTGAACGATCCTGGAGGCACAAGTGCGCCTCCTACGTGTTGGCCCTGAGGCCCTGGAGCTTCAGTGCCTCACTCACCCCTGTGGCCCTGGGCAGTGCCTTGGCCTACAGGTCTCAGGGTGTCCTGGATCCCAGGCTGTTGTTGGGTTGTGCAGTGGCTGTCCTGGCTGTGCACGGGGCCGGCAATTTGGTCAACACATACTATGACTTTTCCAAGGGCATTGACCACAAAAAGAGTGATGACAGAACTTTGGTGGACAGAATTCTGGAGCCCCAGGATGTTGTTCGATTTGGAGTCTTCCTCTACACCTTGGGCTGCGTCTGTGCTGCTTGCCTCTACTACTTGTCCGCTCTGAAATTGGAACACTTGGCTCTCATCTACTTCGGAGGCCTGTCTGGCTCCTTTCTCTACACAGGAG GAATTGGATTCAAGTATGTGGCCCTGGGAGACCTCGTCATCCTCATCACTTTCGGCCCGCTGGCTGTGATGTTTGCCTACGCTGTCCAGGTGGGATCCCTGGCCATCTTCCCTCTAATCTACGCCATCCCTCTGGCCCTCAGCACGGAGGCCATTCTCCATTCCAACAACACCAGGGACATGGAATCTGACCGAGAGGCTGGCATCGTCACGCTGGCCATCCTCATTGGGCCCACCTTCTCCTATGTCCTCTATAACACACTGCTCTTTGTGCCCTACCTAATCTTTACCATCCTGGCCACGCACTGCAGCATCAGCCTGGCACTGCCCCTGCTCACCATCCCCATGGCCTTCTCCCTTGAGAGGCAGTTCCGCAGCCAGGCCTTCAACAAGCTGCCCCAGAGGACAGCCAAGCTCAACCTCCTGCTGGGGCTTTTCTATGTCTTTGGCATCATCCTGGCACCAGCAGGCAGCCTGCCCAGACTCTGA